The Xiphophorus maculatus strain JP 163 A chromosome 21, X_maculatus-5.0-male, whole genome shotgun sequence genome window below encodes:
- the uba5 gene encoding ubiquitin-like modifier-activating enzyme 5 has protein sequence MATVEELKLRVRELENELIKCKQRQCAAEDAHNRPRIDKMSAEVVDSNPYSRLMALKRMGIVDDYEKIRTFSVAVVGVGGVGSVTAEMLTRCGIGKLLLFDYDKVELANMNRLFFQPHQAGLSKVEAAEHTLRNINPDVAFETHNYNITTLDNFTHFMDRISHGGLEEGKPVDLVLSCVDNFEARMAINTACNELGQIWMESGVSENAVSGHIQLIIPGETACFACAPPLVVAANIDEKTLKREGVCAASLPTTMGVVAGLLVQNVLKYLLKFGTVSYYLGYNAMQDFFPTMAMKANPQCNDRHCRRQQEEFKIKEAERPKVEAVQQEEEEIIHEDNEWGIELVSEVTDAELQAASGAVPDLPEGITVAYTIPAGEKVSGDTVEETEVSLEDLMAQMRKL, from the exons ATGGCGACGGTGGAGGAGCTGAAGCTGCGGGTGAGGGAGCTGGAAAACGAACTGATAAAGTGCAAGCAGAGGCAGTGTGCCGCGGAGGATGCTCACAATAGACCCAGAATTGACAAGATGAGCGCCGAGGTAGTGGATTCCAACCCGTACAG CCGCCTTATGGCTCTAAAAAGAATGGGCATCGTGGATGATTATGAG AAAATCCGGACATTTTCAGTAGCTGTAGTTGGTGTCGGAGGCGTCGGCAGCGTGACAGCTGAAATGCTCACTAGATGTGGCATTGGTAAG ctgctgctctttgACTATGACAAAGTAGAGCTGGCCAACATGAACAGACTGTTCTTCCAGCCTCACCAAGCAGGGCTGAGTAAGGTGGAGGCAGCAGAACACACACTCAG AAATATTAATCCAGATGTGGCATTTGAAACCCATAACTACAACATCACAACACTGGACAATTTCACACATTTCATGGATCGCATCAG tCATGGAGGGTTAGAAGAAGGAAAACCAGTGGATTTGGTTCTGAGCTGTGTGGATAACTTTGAGGCCAGGATGGCCATCAATACA gccTGTAACGAACTGGGTCAGATCTGGATGGAGTCCGGCGTGAGTGAAAACGCCGTCTCAGGACACATCCAGCTCATAATTCCTGGAGAGACGGCTTGCTTTGCT TGTGCCCCTCCATTGGTGGTGGCTGCTAACATTGATGAGAAAACCCTAAAGCGGGAGGGTGTATGTGCCGCCAGCTTGCCAACAACTATGGGTGTGGTTGCAGGCCTCCTGGTGCAAAATGTCCTCAA aTATCTCCTGAAGTTTGGCACGGTCAGCTATTATCTCGGATACAACGCCATGCAGGACTTTTTTCCGACCATGGCCATGAAGGCCAACCCACAGTGCAATGACCGTCACTGCAGGCGGCAACAAGAGGAATTCAAG ATAAAAGAAGCAGAGCGGCCCAAGGTGGAAGCTGtccagcaggaagaggaagagatcATACACGAAGACAACGAATGGG GTATCGAGCTGGTGTCTGAAGTGACCGATGCCGAGTTACAGGCTGCTTCGGGGGCTGTACCTGACCTGCCAGAGGGCATCACTGTGGCGTACACCATTCCAGCTGGG GAAAAGGTCAGTGGAGACACCGTGGAGGAGACTGAAGTGAGCTTGGAAGATTTAATGGCTCAGATGAGAAAGTTGTAG